In one bacterium genomic region, the following are encoded:
- a CDS encoding ribbon-helix-helix protein, CopG family produces the protein MPQLAIYIDDQLAKKLDKAIEVSKKSRSKWVADLIRARLEDEWPEGFFDLAGSWEGDEGPQEIMAKIRKGLGQTDKREDLSS, from the coding sequence GTGCCGCAGTTAGCTATCTATATTGACGATCAGTTGGCCAAGAAACTGGATAAGGCCATAGAGGTCTCAAAGAAATCAAGATCCAAATGGGTTGCCGATTTGATCAGGGCAAGATTGGAAGATGAGTGGCCGGAAGGTTTTTTTGATCTGGCCGGCAGCTGGGAAGGCGACGAGGGTCCTCAAGAGATTATGGCCAAAATACGAAAGGGTTTAGGACAAACGGACAAAAGAGAGGATTTATCATCGTGA
- a CDS encoding type II toxin-antitoxin system VapC family toxin: MIRLLDTNICIYFLNQTSERIIGRFQNLSPSQIKLPSITVAELYYGAEKSKARAKNRERVKRFVSTLEIIPFDQKACDTYAKVRCALEKSGTPVGPMDLLIASIGLAHNFVLVTNNVKEFERVKGLKLENWL, from the coding sequence GTGATTCGATTATTGGATACCAATATCTGCATATATTTTTTGAATCAAACCTCGGAAAGAATAATCGGACGGTTTCAAAATCTGTCACCTTCACAAATAAAGTTGCCTTCAATCACCGTAGCAGAATTGTATTATGGTGCGGAAAAAAGTAAGGCCAGGGCAAAAAACCGGGAAAGGGTCAAACGTTTCGTTTCCACCCTTGAAATCATTCCGTTTGACCAAAAGGCATGTGACACCTATGCGAAAGTTCGATGTGCCCTTGAGAAATCAGGAACTCCCGTAGGACCTATGGATCTTCTAATTGCCTCAATCGGCCTCGCCCATAACTTCGTGCTGGTTACGAATAATGTGAAAGAGTTTGAAAGGGTGAAGGGGTTAAAGCT